In Gimesia benthica, a single window of DNA contains:
- a CDS encoding isopeptide-forming domain-containing fimbrial protein, with protein sequence MQRVCSAAAMILLSVSSGCSSLSPVTGSLPWSKQTASPIDQQPPAIQHADFDANVGAARLSAPAKQPAAASPIQQVAYQQPMPAACPPRPAYCEFSAAVQRDYTLPAGSDPEMVRMYPDEYLFDGGDRENPVHYDDYSRLGLDTEDTIVEYQTHKGNHEVKKSNRVAVYAPRFAAIRTASTPLSGTSIDALATTEDTVKGVGIDARTVISQHKQREQLEGIRMRSRASGVETEQQQGAVGQTALLGGHTKLTNLYQDTGTETTGQFEQSDEARIAYQVQAAAIWSRAQFPVIAIRSQSAHSSKSAVKPEEYVGIEDKRKTEGNLQLIKMADKKNAKPGDEILFTIKYENVGDFDVEGIKIVDNLTPRLEYIEDSATSDRAGRLIVEDNQEGSLILTFEVDETVKGHTGGVVTFKARVR encoded by the coding sequence GTGCAGCGTGTCTGCTCTGCGGCTGCGATGATACTGCTGAGTGTCAGTAGCGGGTGTTCCAGTCTGTCACCTGTCACAGGATCGCTCCCCTGGAGCAAACAGACCGCTTCACCCATCGATCAGCAGCCTCCTGCCATTCAGCATGCCGACTTTGATGCCAATGTCGGAGCGGCTCGTCTTTCCGCGCCTGCGAAACAGCCTGCAGCTGCCTCACCGATTCAACAGGTCGCTTATCAGCAACCGATGCCTGCTGCCTGTCCTCCGCGTCCCGCATACTGCGAGTTCTCAGCTGCGGTTCAGCGAGATTATACACTGCCCGCCGGCAGCGACCCTGAAATGGTCAGAATGTACCCCGACGAATATCTGTTCGACGGCGGTGATCGCGAAAACCCCGTCCATTATGATGACTACAGCCGCCTGGGACTGGATACCGAAGATACCATCGTGGAATACCAGACCCACAAAGGCAATCACGAAGTCAAGAAATCAAACCGGGTCGCGGTCTACGCACCCCGTTTCGCTGCGATTCGCACCGCGAGCACTCCTCTGTCCGGAACTTCAATCGATGCTCTGGCCACCACGGAAGATACCGTTAAAGGCGTCGGCATCGATGCTCGGACTGTGATCTCTCAGCACAAACAACGTGAGCAGCTCGAAGGCATCCGCATGCGTTCCCGCGCCAGTGGCGTCGAAACCGAACAACAGCAGGGTGCTGTGGGACAGACAGCTTTACTGGGCGGTCATACCAAGCTGACCAACCTCTACCAGGATACAGGCACCGAAACCACAGGACAGTTTGAACAGTCGGACGAAGCACGCATTGCTTACCAGGTTCAGGCCGCAGCTATCTGGTCTCGAGCTCAGTTCCCTGTCATCGCGATTCGCTCCCAGTCGGCTCACTCTTCGAAGAGTGCCGTCAAGCCGGAAGAATACGTTGGCATCGAAGACAAACGTAAAACCGAAGGTAATCTTCAACTCATCAAAATGGCTGACAAGAAAAATGCCAAGCCGGGTGACGAGATCCTGTTTACCATCAAATATGAAAACGTGGGTGACTTCGATGTCGAAGGCATCAAGATCGTCGACAACCTGACACCGCGTCTGGAATACATCGAAGACAGTGCCACCTCAGACAGAGCAGGGCGGCTCATCGTCGAAGACAATCAGGAAGGCAGCCTCATCCTGACCTTCGAAGTCGATGAAACAGTCAAAGGACATACCGGAGGTGTCGTCACCTTCAAGGCTCGGGTTCGCTAA
- a CDS encoding STAS domain-containing protein, with product MTVQQGGILQVYHAGPLCVAGFGGKDILDTFSVKDIRDELLELVKENQCETLALDLTGVKLIPSGMLGLLASMRDLNIDIHLYNPSEDIREVLEITRLNQFMHLHDVEIPY from the coding sequence ATGACGGTTCAACAGGGAGGCATACTCCAGGTTTACCATGCCGGTCCACTCTGTGTGGCAGGGTTTGGCGGGAAGGATATCCTTGATACGTTCAGCGTCAAAGATATTCGAGATGAATTGCTGGAACTGGTCAAAGAAAATCAGTGTGAAACACTGGCTCTCGACCTCACCGGCGTCAAATTGATTCCGAGCGGCATGCTCGGGCTGCTGGCTTCCATGCGAGATCTCAACATCGACATCCATTTGTATAACCCCTCGGAAGATATCCGCGAGGTCCTGGAAATCACCAGGCTGAACCAGTTCATGCATCTGCATGATGTCGAAATCCCTTACTGA
- a CDS encoding serine hydrolase domain-containing protein — translation MSRIHPARWQTVVQLVDQYCESGQVPAIALQVMTGETTCHYCQGRQHVEDDNGTLRDDAIFLVASITKPIVVLGVLKLLEQGELLLNDRVKQYIPEFGCAGKHGITIRNLMTHTSGLPDMLPNNRELRSAQAPLSEFVRQICELTPDEPPGRIVQYQSTGIAILGELIQRITGKSAPQYLQDELFQPLEMHDTALGVPPAWSEGDAARLERIVEIHVPPELNVEPHWDWNSPYWRGFGAPWGGLFTTPTDLGKLVDMLQQQGLALDQRLFSAQTIRQATRDQLPEIPGLSETARQGKGWGLGWQIVTRAKSDYYGDLLSDQAYGHGGATGTVLWIDPQLDAAAIILTTEPQEPHGRYLARLSNAIVAAIEV, via the coding sequence ATGTCCCGCATTCATCCCGCACGTTGGCAGACCGTCGTACAACTCGTCGACCAGTATTGTGAATCCGGTCAGGTTCCCGCGATCGCCTTACAGGTCATGACCGGTGAAACCACGTGTCACTATTGCCAGGGGCGACAGCACGTCGAAGATGACAACGGCACCCTGCGTGACGATGCGATTTTCCTGGTGGCCTCCATCACCAAACCCATCGTCGTGCTCGGCGTGCTCAAGCTGCTCGAACAGGGGGAACTGCTGCTCAACGACCGTGTGAAACAATACATCCCTGAATTCGGTTGTGCCGGCAAACACGGAATTACGATCCGAAATCTGATGACACACACTTCAGGCCTGCCGGACATGTTGCCCAATAATCGCGAACTGAGATCAGCCCAGGCCCCGCTGTCCGAATTCGTCAGACAGATTTGTGAACTGACGCCCGACGAACCACCTGGCCGGATCGTGCAGTATCAAAGTACCGGCATCGCGATTCTCGGCGAACTGATCCAACGCATCACAGGCAAGTCGGCTCCCCAGTATCTGCAGGACGAACTCTTCCAGCCGCTGGAGATGCACGACACCGCCCTGGGCGTTCCCCCCGCATGGTCTGAGGGAGACGCGGCCCGCCTGGAGCGCATCGTCGAAATCCATGTGCCCCCGGAATTGAATGTGGAGCCCCACTGGGACTGGAACAGTCCCTACTGGCGTGGCTTTGGTGCTCCCTGGGGCGGACTCTTTACTACCCCCACAGACCTGGGAAAGCTGGTCGATATGCTGCAGCAGCAGGGACTGGCTCTGGATCAGCGCCTCTTCTCCGCACAGACAATCCGCCAGGCAACCCGTGACCAGCTGCCTGAAATTCCCGGCCTCTCGGAAACCGCCCGCCAGGGAAAAGGCTGGGGACTGGGCTGGCAGATCGTCACCCGGGCCAAAAGCGATTACTACGGCGATCTTCTCTCTGACCAGGCATATGGACACGGCGGCGCAACGGGAACAGTCCTCTGGATCGATCCTCAACTCGACGCCGCCGCCATCATCCTGACCACGGAACCCCAGGAACCACACGGCCGGTACCTGGCCCGCTTGAGCAACGCCATCGTAGCCGCCATCGAAGTGTAG
- a CDS encoding lysophospholipid acyltransferase family protein, with translation MSAETAGVLALVIYLLMLLAVVVYQAVKLPDGWRAWILFAITRVYAPGLWKIKRNQRCPFPGDSAGIIIANHRSPADPIILWYNSHLGNPQKKMRCISFLMAREYYERPGLVGWISRAMHSIPVERNGKDVAPVREALRKLKQGDLIGVFPEGGIQEGRSIKHANSGIAFLALRSQAPVYPVYINNSPGGKNMVEPFYSPAETSITYGEPIDLSAYYDLKHTKEILEEVTTLMMWKLAELGDTEYLGAPRPDEQAGLIPMSEDHRRTAN, from the coding sequence ATGAGCGCTGAAACAGCCGGTGTTCTGGCACTGGTCATATATCTGTTGATGCTCCTGGCAGTGGTCGTCTACCAGGCGGTAAAACTGCCCGACGGCTGGCGTGCCTGGATTCTGTTCGCGATTACCCGCGTGTATGCGCCCGGGCTCTGGAAGATTAAACGCAATCAGCGCTGCCCCTTTCCCGGCGATTCCGCAGGCATCATCATTGCCAATCATCGCAGTCCCGCTGATCCGATCATTCTCTGGTACAATTCACACCTCGGGAATCCACAGAAAAAAATGCGCTGCATCAGCTTCCTGATGGCGCGGGAGTATTACGAGCGACCGGGCCTGGTCGGCTGGATCTCGCGTGCCATGCATTCGATTCCCGTGGAACGCAATGGGAAGGATGTGGCTCCCGTCCGGGAGGCCTTGCGCAAACTCAAACAGGGTGATCTGATTGGTGTCTTCCCCGAAGGGGGCATTCAGGAGGGGCGATCGATCAAACATGCGAATTCCGGCATCGCTTTTCTGGCGCTCCGTTCTCAGGCACCCGTCTACCCGGTGTATATCAACAATTCACCCGGCGGTAAAAACATGGTGGAACCCTTTTACTCTCCCGCTGAGACGTCAATCACTTACGGCGAACCAATCGATCTATCCGCGTACTACGACCTCAAGCATACGAAGGAGATCCTCGAAGAAGTGACCACGCTCATGATGTGGAAACTGGCAGAACTCGGAGACACCGAATATCTAGGTGCCCCGCGTCCTGACGAGCAGGCAGGGCTCATCCCCATGTCAGAAGATCATCGTCGAACGGCGAACTGA
- a CDS encoding putative Ig domain-containing protein, whose amino-acid sequence MWFPEYKQFFPRWLVHIFANATRRSVRVSRRRLKASSAPILSQTELLETRQMLAADDLTALSDDFEDAATQSNWQRLYQTEGWAGDQLQTWDVNGTQSGRMVMIPHTTVWYQDYRGPMVYKEITGDFVITTEVHITDRDDVGDSDLDDVPNGSQYSLGGLMIRTPRDITDPAVDWSPGSHQNDGTNNGENYIFLSLGWGNAGSQFQMETKTTRNSNSSLVLQSMGNNAVIQLQIARIGDSAYTLYQIPGQDWVLNSRYHRPDLPETLQVGMVTYTDWTKANDYDPFYQNNNTLQPGGYDPTPFEAFQPDLVAGYEFVQFDRPEIPVALQGLDLRTQASDQEMLSFLGENVNGPDLPTVTLETSVLPVEELSSSQLEFVFQRSAEQIDQPLTVAYQISGSATPGLDFQSLSGEITFAADAATATLVVDVLEDALDEPDESLAIQLLAGNDYLLGETTFASGTILDNDYTNVAPVATPIANQSLTEGAAFNLDVSPYFTDANLPDGDQLTLLAALSNGDPLPGWLIFNAVTGVFSGVPTFADVGSIEIEVTAADLGGLTDSVLFQLTVAPLPRTQLQLRVVKSATSVAANGESLVLPAHTGDLHEWESFQVEVWGQVNNLTDVGIVSFSFDLTYATEYTTASVVEFGPAFTQNQSALIDDASGLIQGISASTLATDVGDDQSVLLARIHFAPTVADQVDLDLGSQSIGPFDSGLALENVSLELVDQAPHQLENSDIPATQFWAVPYDVNDDGAINFQDLILFATAYQHDVADSPLPYTWAVDFNQSGRVDFHDLLLLAANYGRTKLEDPELYLPASYPHAWTAAPLVSSFSAAETQSAVPPFSYSTAVMQDSAGLQGEEPVDSIVESQEQNPVPVQTVEEPVQTSLPIMIASIQWEAATPRSLSPFAAADIDPLFMHDRGLTPILDQQNRESELSGAGVWQSVPGLSAPLRELEVQQAAGELQEIDVYFSSPFDDDLLTWG is encoded by the coding sequence ATGTGGTTTCCAGAATACAAGCAGTTCTTTCCCCGCTGGCTCGTACACATTTTCGCTAATGCTACCCGGCGGTCCGTTCGCGTATCTCGACGACGGTTAAAAGCGAGCTCTGCTCCGATCCTGTCGCAGACGGAGCTTCTCGAAACCCGACAAATGCTGGCAGCCGATGATCTGACGGCGCTTAGTGATGATTTTGAGGACGCAGCCACTCAGTCGAACTGGCAGCGGTTGTATCAGACCGAAGGCTGGGCCGGCGATCAGCTGCAAACCTGGGATGTGAACGGAACACAGTCGGGCCGGATGGTTATGATCCCGCACACGACCGTCTGGTACCAGGATTATCGCGGCCCCATGGTTTACAAGGAAATCACCGGCGATTTTGTGATCACGACGGAAGTGCATATTACCGACCGCGACGATGTGGGCGACAGCGACCTGGATGATGTTCCCAACGGCTCGCAGTACTCACTGGGCGGACTGATGATTCGCACGCCACGCGACATCACTGATCCGGCAGTCGACTGGAGCCCGGGTTCGCATCAGAACGACGGGACCAACAACGGGGAAAACTATATCTTTCTTTCCCTCGGCTGGGGGAATGCCGGCAGTCAATTCCAGATGGAGACCAAGACCACCCGCAACAGCAATTCATCACTCGTGCTGCAGAGCATGGGCAACAACGCGGTGATCCAGTTACAGATTGCCCGCATCGGCGACTCCGCTTACACGCTGTACCAGATTCCCGGCCAGGACTGGGTGTTAAACAGCCGATATCATCGCCCCGATCTGCCTGAAACACTACAGGTGGGTATGGTGACTTACACCGACTGGACGAAGGCCAACGACTATGATCCGTTCTATCAGAACAACAACACTCTGCAGCCGGGCGGCTACGATCCGACGCCTTTCGAAGCGTTTCAGCCCGACCTCGTTGCCGGTTATGAATTCGTGCAGTTCGATCGCCCTGAGATCCCCGTCGCCTTACAGGGACTCGATCTGCGGACCCAGGCCAGCGATCAGGAAATGCTGTCCTTCCTGGGAGAGAATGTCAATGGGCCGGACCTGCCGACCGTGACGCTGGAAACATCTGTGTTACCGGTTGAGGAACTCAGCAGCAGCCAGTTGGAATTTGTGTTCCAGCGGAGTGCAGAGCAGATCGATCAGCCTTTGACGGTGGCATATCAGATTTCAGGTAGTGCCACACCGGGGCTGGACTTTCAAAGTCTGAGTGGGGAAATCACATTTGCTGCCGATGCAGCAACGGCCACGCTGGTGGTTGACGTACTCGAGGATGCGCTCGATGAACCGGATGAAAGCCTGGCCATCCAGTTGCTGGCAGGTAATGATTATCTGCTGGGAGAGACGACGTTTGCCAGCGGTACGATCCTGGATAACGATTATACGAATGTCGCGCCCGTAGCCACTCCGATTGCCAATCAAAGTCTGACGGAAGGGGCCGCATTCAACCTGGATGTCAGTCCCTATTTTACGGATGCCAACCTGCCGGACGGCGATCAGCTCACGCTGTTGGCAGCCTTGTCAAACGGTGATCCGTTGCCGGGATGGTTGATTTTCAACGCGGTGACGGGTGTCTTTTCGGGCGTCCCCACGTTCGCTGATGTTGGCAGTATTGAAATTGAAGTCACCGCTGCCGACCTTGGAGGCTTGACCGACAGTGTGCTCTTCCAGTTGACGGTCGCGCCGCTGCCGCGAACTCAGTTGCAGTTGCGTGTGGTGAAGTCAGCGACATCGGTCGCCGCCAATGGTGAAAGTCTGGTACTACCTGCACACACGGGAGACCTGCATGAATGGGAATCGTTTCAGGTTGAAGTCTGGGGACAGGTCAATAATCTGACTGACGTCGGCATCGTGTCGTTCAGTTTTGACCTGACCTATGCGACGGAGTACACCACTGCGTCAGTCGTGGAATTTGGCCCCGCGTTTACGCAGAATCAGTCGGCGCTGATCGATGATGCCAGCGGCCTGATTCAAGGTATCAGCGCCAGCACGCTGGCGACCGATGTGGGCGATGATCAGAGTGTGCTGCTTGCCCGGATTCATTTTGCCCCGACCGTCGCCGACCAGGTTGATCTGGATTTGGGGTCGCAGTCCATTGGTCCTTTTGACTCAGGTCTGGCACTGGAAAATGTGTCTCTCGAACTGGTCGACCAGGCGCCGCATCAGCTGGAAAACAGTGACATACCCGCGACGCAGTTCTGGGCGGTGCCTTATGATGTTAACGATGACGGGGCTATCAATTTCCAGGATCTGATTCTGTTCGCGACTGCCTACCAGCATGATGTCGCCGATTCGCCGCTGCCTTACACCTGGGCTGTGGACTTCAACCAGTCCGGCAGGGTTGATTTCCACGACCTGCTGCTGCTGGCGGCCAACTATGGTCGTACGAAGCTCGAAGATCCTGAGCTGTATTTGCCTGCCAGCTATCCCCACGCCTGGACAGCGGCTCCGCTGGTCAGTTCTTTCAGTGCAGCGGAAACGCAATCAGCGGTTCCACCGTTTTCCTATTCGACCGCAGTGATGCAGGACTCTGCCGGGCTGCAGGGAGAAGAACCGGTCGACTCGATAGTTGAATCCCAGGAACAGAACCCAGTTCCTGTTCAGACGGTTGAGGAACCGGTTCAGACTAGCCTGCCGATAATGATCGCCTCAATACAGTGGGAGGCTGCTACGCCTCGGAGTCTTTCTCCGTTTGCTGCTGCAGACATTGATCCGTTATTCATGCATGACCGCGGACTCACTCCAATTCTGGATCAGCAAAACAGGGAATCCGAACTGAGCGGAGCGGGTGTCTGGCAGTCCGTCCCTGGTTTGTCTGCACCGCTGAGAGAATTAGAAGTGCAACAAGCTGCGGGGGAACTGCAGGAGATCGACGTGTATTTCAGTTCGCCGTTCGACGATGATCTTCTGACATGGGGATGA
- a CDS encoding pyridoxine 5'-phosphate synthase: MPALGVNIDHVATVRQARLTFEPDPVWAAVLAELGGADGITLHLREDRRHIQDHDLYTMKKTVQVKLNLEMAAEEEMTAIALEVRPDQVSLVPEKREELTTEGGLDVVANLERVEQCVHQLQQVGIEVSLFIDPDVEQIAAAKQVGVHAVELHTGRYADATSADEQQKEYDVIVKASEFTVAQGLKLHMGHGLTYRNVSKIAAIPDVCELNIGHSIVSRAVLVGMEQAVREMKALVTV, translated from the coding sequence ATGCCCGCTTTAGGTGTAAACATTGACCACGTCGCCACCGTCCGTCAGGCTCGTTTAACCTTTGAACCGGATCCCGTCTGGGCGGCCGTGCTGGCGGAACTGGGAGGCGCGGATGGCATTACCCTGCACCTGCGTGAGGATCGACGGCATATTCAGGATCACGACCTCTACACCATGAAAAAAACGGTTCAGGTCAAACTGAACCTTGAGATGGCGGCGGAAGAAGAAATGACGGCGATTGCCTTGGAGGTCCGCCCCGATCAGGTTTCCCTGGTTCCCGAAAAGCGGGAAGAGCTGACGACCGAAGGAGGCCTGGATGTGGTCGCCAATCTGGAGCGGGTTGAGCAATGTGTACACCAGCTGCAACAGGTAGGGATTGAGGTCAGCCTGTTTATCGACCCCGATGTCGAACAGATCGCGGCTGCAAAACAGGTGGGAGTACACGCTGTCGAATTGCACACCGGCCGCTATGCCGATGCGACCTCGGCCGACGAACAGCAGAAAGAATATGACGTCATCGTGAAAGCCTCCGAGTTTACCGTCGCGCAGGGACTGAAGCTGCATATGGGGCACGGATTGACGTATCGTAATGTTTCGAAGATCGCCGCCATACCCGATGTCTGTGAGCTGAATATCGGTCACAGCATCGTCTCGCGGGCAGTGCTGGTCGGCATGGAACAGGCGGTTCGCGAGATGAAAGCACTGGTGACCGTTTAG
- the glnA gene encoding type I glutamate--ammonia ligase, protein MTPKDFFAFAEKNGAKMVDLKFTDIFGTWQHCSYPLSTWDEGTFEDGVGFDGSSIRGWQTIDSSDMLAVPDPATVKMDPFFKSPTVSVLADIVDPITKEDYNKDPRGVAKKGLAYLQQTGLADACFIGPEPEFFVFDDVRYLSNQRGAMYEIDSSEAAWNTGRSEEGNLGHKVGYKGGYFPVAPTDTYGDLRAEMVEELQKVGIVVEAHHHEVATAGQCEIDMEFSPLLQMADQFMWYKYIIKNVAKRNGKTVTFMPKPVFDDNGSGMHTHISLWKDGNTLMYGDGYAGLSEFAIHAIGGIIKHGRALIALSNPTANSFHRLVPGFEAPVTLAMSQRNRSASCRIPMYSGSPKAKRVEFRCPDPTANGYLSFTALMMAMIDGVQNKIDPGEPLDRDIYDMTPEELAETNVAPKNLDEALIALEEDHEFLTAGDVFSEDLINSFIKYKRTEELDPIRLRPHPYEFDLYYNA, encoded by the coding sequence ATGACTCCCAAGGACTTTTTTGCCTTCGCAGAAAAAAATGGCGCCAAGATGGTAGACTTAAAGTTTACCGACATCTTTGGTACCTGGCAGCACTGCTCGTACCCCCTCAGCACCTGGGATGAAGGTACTTTTGAAGACGGCGTCGGCTTCGACGGCTCTTCAATCCGTGGCTGGCAGACAATCGACAGCTCAGACATGCTGGCTGTTCCCGATCCTGCTACCGTGAAAATGGATCCCTTCTTCAAATCGCCGACCGTCAGCGTTCTGGCTGACATCGTCGACCCCATTACCAAAGAAGATTACAACAAAGACCCGCGTGGCGTTGCCAAAAAAGGTCTGGCTTACCTGCAGCAGACCGGCCTGGCCGATGCCTGCTTCATCGGTCCCGAGCCTGAATTCTTCGTTTTCGACGACGTACGTTACCTTTCCAACCAGCGGGGAGCCATGTACGAAATCGACTCTTCGGAAGCTGCCTGGAACACAGGTCGTTCTGAAGAAGGCAACCTGGGCCACAAAGTGGGTTACAAGGGCGGTTACTTCCCCGTAGCTCCCACAGATACCTACGGCGACCTGCGTGCCGAAATGGTTGAAGAACTGCAGAAGGTCGGCATCGTTGTCGAAGCCCACCACCACGAAGTGGCAACCGCCGGTCAGTGTGAAATCGACATGGAATTTTCACCACTGCTGCAGATGGCTGACCAGTTCATGTGGTACAAGTACATCATCAAGAACGTCGCCAAGCGGAACGGAAAAACCGTGACTTTCATGCCGAAACCAGTCTTCGACGATAACGGTTCCGGGATGCACACTCACATCTCACTCTGGAAAGATGGCAACACCCTGATGTACGGTGATGGCTATGCCGGACTGAGTGAATTCGCGATTCACGCTATCGGCGGGATCATCAAGCACGGTCGTGCTCTGATCGCTCTCTCCAACCCGACTGCCAACAGCTTCCACCGTCTGGTGCCTGGCTTCGAAGCGCCCGTGACTCTGGCCATGAGCCAGCGGAACCGTTCTGCTTCCTGCCGTATCCCGATGTACTCCGGCAGCCCAAAGGCAAAGCGTGTTGAGTTCCGTTGCCCCGATCCGACCGCCAACGGTTACCTGAGCTTCACCGCTCTGATGATGGCGATGATCGACGGCGTGCAGAACAAGATCGATCCGGGTGAACCACTCGATCGTGATATCTACGACATGACTCCGGAAGAGCTGGCTGAAACCAACGTCGCTCCCAAGAACCTGGACGAAGCTCTGATCGCTCTCGAAGAAGATCACGAGTTCCTGACAGCTGGCGACGTCTTCAGTGAAGACCTGATCAACTCCTTCATTAAGTACAAGCGGACTGAAGAGTTGGATCCGATTCGTTTACGCCCTCATCCTTATGAGTTCGATCTCTACTACAACGCGTAA
- a CDS encoding Hsp20/alpha crystallin family protein codes for MLSTRNHKLGFPFSANLRSDLDDAFTQFFGKSFNGFEGAYSPLSVWEEDSKFHVALDVPGMTKEDLSLDIQDGNLILTGERKSVENREHLHNERSFGKFKRLVRLPEWADPASVSATLDAGVLTVVMDKKAEMQPRRIEIQDISKSE; via the coding sequence ATGTTAAGCACACGCAATCACAAACTCGGATTTCCTTTTTCTGCCAACCTGCGTTCCGATCTGGATGATGCCTTCACCCAGTTCTTCGGCAAGTCATTTAATGGCTTCGAAGGCGCTTATTCGCCGCTTTCCGTCTGGGAAGAAGACAGCAAATTCCATGTCGCCCTGGATGTTCCCGGTATGACTAAAGAAGATCTGTCTCTGGATATTCAGGATGGAAACCTGATTCTTACCGGCGAACGCAAGTCGGTCGAAAACCGGGAACATCTCCACAACGAACGGAGCTTCGGCAAATTCAAACGACTGGTTCGCCTGCCGGAATGGGCCGATCCCGCCTCTGTTTCCGCGACTCTCGATGCAGGCGTCCTGACCGTGGTCATGGATAAGAAGGCCGAGATGCAGCCCCGCCGGATTGAGATTCAGGATATTTCCAAATCTGAATAA
- a CDS encoding HAD-IIA family hydrolase, with translation MLPGYLIDMDGVVYRGTDLIPGATEFINELKKRDLPFIFLTNNSQRTRRDVVTKLGRMGITVGEEHIFTCAMATARFLAQSKPHGTAFVIGEGGLLHALHRNGYSIVDHDPDYVVVGEGRMVNFEMIEAAVRMIENGAKLIATNMDPNCPTQNGLRPGCGAIVAMLEAATKKKAFSVGKPSPVMMRSARQELGISSAQTTMIGDTMETDILGGVEMGYRSVLVLSGGTALSDLSQYAYQPDLVVDSIADLNKEEFFQLENHRIPERERLLA, from the coding sequence ATGTTACCAGGATATTTGATTGACATGGATGGCGTAGTTTACAGAGGGACCGACCTGATCCCAGGTGCCACCGAATTTATCAATGAACTCAAGAAGCGCGATCTGCCGTTCATTTTCCTGACCAATAACAGCCAGCGTACCCGCCGCGACGTCGTTACTAAACTCGGCCGGATGGGAATCACCGTCGGCGAAGAGCATATCTTTACCTGTGCCATGGCAACCGCACGGTTCCTGGCGCAAAGTAAACCCCACGGCACCGCCTTCGTCATCGGCGAAGGTGGCCTGTTGCATGCATTGCATCGCAACGGTTACTCGATCGTCGACCATGATCCCGACTATGTCGTCGTAGGCGAAGGTCGCATGGTCAACTTTGAAATGATTGAGGCCGCCGTCCGCATGATCGAAAACGGTGCCAAGCTGATTGCTACCAATATGGATCCCAACTGCCCGACTCAGAACGGCCTGCGTCCCGGTTGCGGGGCGATCGTCGCCATGCTGGAAGCAGCCACCAAGAAGAAAGCTTTCAGCGTGGGTAAGCCCAGTCCCGTCATGATGCGGAGTGCCCGTCAGGAACTGGGGATCTCCTCCGCTCAGACAACCATGATCGGTGACACAATGGAGACCGACATTCTGGGAGGCGTCGAAATGGGCTATCGTTCCGTGCTGGTACTTTCCGGCGGAACAGCCCTCTCGGACCTGAGCCAGTATGCTTATCAGCCCGATCTGGTGGTCGACAGCATTGCCGATCTGAACAAAGAAGAATTCTTCCAACTGGAGAATCACCGGATTCCCGAGCGGGAACGCCTGCTGGCCTGA
- a CDS encoding phosphoadenylyl-sulfate reductase, translating into MARLTQADLSDLNESFEERTPLELIHWAQEMFGTRLAALSSMQRAGCVVAHMLSQLKADIPILFVDTGVLFQETLDTRDRLIEEYNLNIVTLMPAKTMQEQTEELGVLYLSVEGQEKCCDLRKTEPLIQVADQYDALIGSLRRADGGQRANVPILAIDPAMNCLRVNILASLTKDEFQAYLKDNQVITNPLHQQGYPTIGCNRCTTPVMESEPNRAGRWRHLGPWSQYCGINPTDVAGKHAPSIELPQDLVDRILGRETDFMI; encoded by the coding sequence ATGGCACGTCTGACTCAGGCTGATTTATCAGATCTTAACGAGTCGTTTGAAGAACGAACTCCCCTGGAGCTGATTCATTGGGCACAGGAAATGTTTGGCACACGACTGGCAGCTTTATCATCGATGCAGCGTGCAGGTTGCGTGGTAGCCCACATGCTGAGCCAGTTAAAGGCCGACATCCCGATTCTGTTCGTCGATACCGGCGTGCTGTTTCAGGAGACCCTGGATACCCGGGACCGCCTGATTGAAGAATACAACCTGAACATCGTCACGCTGATGCCGGCCAAAACGATGCAGGAACAGACCGAAGAACTGGGCGTCCTGTACCTGTCTGTCGAAGGTCAGGAAAAGTGCTGCGATCTGCGTAAGACGGAACCCCTCATTCAGGTGGCCGATCAGTACGATGCCCTCATCGGCAGTCTCCGTCGGGCCGACGGCGGTCAACGCGCCAATGTGCCTATCCTGGCGATTGACCCCGCCATGAACTGCCTGCGGGTGAATATTCTGGCCAGCCTGACCAAGGATGAGTTCCAGGCCTACCTCAAAGACAACCAGGTTATCACCAATCCGCTGCATCAGCAGGGCTACCCGACCATCGGCTGTAATCGCTGCACCACCCCCGTGATGGAAAGCGAACCGAACCGGGCCGGACGCTGGCGGCACCTCGGGCCCTGGTCACAGTACTGTGGCATCAATCCCACCGATGTGGCAGGAAAGCATGCCCCGTCGATTGAGTTGCCTCAGGATCTGGTCGACCGCATCCTGGGACGCGAAACCGACTTCATGATCTGA